The genomic segment CGCACGTGAGATTTGGGCATCATGATCCGTGCGACGGCGAGCATGCGGATGAAGTCGAAGGGGTCGACGTCCTGCTCGTCGGCCAACGGCGTGCCCTTCACCTTCACCAGCATGTTGATGGGCACCGACTCGGGATGCTCCGGCAGGTTGGCCAGCTGGATCAGCAAGCCGGCGCGATCATCCAGCGACTCGCCCATGCCGAGGATGCCGCCGGAGCAGATCTTCATGCCCGACTCGCGCACGTAGCTCAGCGTTTCCAGGCGGTCCGCGTAGGTGCGCGTGGTGATGATGTTGCCGTAGAACTCCGGCGAGGTATCGAGGTTGTGGTTGTAGTAATCCAGGCCTGCCGCAGCCAGCGCTTTGGTTTGCTCCTGATCGAGCTTGCCGAGGGTCATGCAGGTTTCCAGCCCCAGCGCCTTAACGCCTTCGACCATTTTCAGCACATAAGGCATGTCTTTGGCAGATGGGTGCTTCCAGGCGGCGCCCATGCAGAAGCGCGTCGAGCCGATCGCCTTGGCTTCGGCGGCGGCTTCCAGCACTTTCTGTACTTCCATCAACTTTTCTTTATCGAGACCGGTGTTGTAATGGCCCGACTGAGGGCAGTACTTGCAGTCTTCCGGGCAAGCGCCCGTCTTGATCGACAGCAAGGTAGAAACCTGCACACGGTTAGCATCGAAGTGCTGGCGGTGCACGGCTTGAGCCTGAAAGATCAAGTCATTGAAGGGTTGCTCGAAGAGCGCCTTGACCTCGGAGAGGCTCCAGTCATGACGGGTAACGGAAGCGGCTGTGGCGCTCATGGGCGTTCCTTGGTAATAGAGTTCTTGGCACGGATGCGAAATGGTTAGCCAAGCCAAAGGCGCTGTCAACCTGGAAAGGAATCATGGTTTACAAGTGGTTGAAATACGAACACTTCTGCCAGCTTTGCGATGAACGTTGCGAGGTCGGCCAATCCTTATGCGGCCCCTGCGAAGCCGAGCTGCCCTGGCTCGGCGGGCATTGCGCAATCTGCGCGCTGCCCTTACCAGCGATCGGGACGATCTGCGGTCAGTGTCTCAAACGTCCGCCCGCCTTCGACCAGGTAGCGGCGCCCTGGCGCTTCGCCTTTCCGGTGGACAGCCTGATCACCCGCTTCAAACACCAGGCGCGCTGGCCATTCGGCCGGCTGCTAGCGGAGCAGCTGGCGCGCTACCTGCAACACCGATTCGACGAAGGCCTGCCACGTCCGACTCTGCTGCTGCCGGTGCCCCTGGCGCGCAAACGTCTGCGCCAGCGCGGCTTCAACCAAGCACAGATGCTCGCCGACTGGTTGAGCCCTGCGTTGAACATCCCGGTCCAGTGTGAGCTGTTGCAGCGCATTCAGGACACCCCGTCGCAGCAAGAGCTGGATGCCGCCAGCCGGCGCCGCAATCTACGCCAAGCCTTTGCGCTGACAGACGAAACGCAGATCGTCGGCCGCCATGTGGCGGTCATAGACGATGTCCTTACCACCGGCGCAACCGCCCAAGCGCTGGCGCGCCTGTTGAAACAGTCAGGCGCCGAGAGGGTCGATATCTATTGCCTGGCACGCACACCGAAGCCCGGCGATTAGGCGGCAGAGCCGCGGTTGTGTAAACGCGCCAGTGCAATACACTGGCGACCCCTTTACGGAGCCGACCATGAGCCACCCCTTCGACACACTCACACCCGATCTTGTGCTCGATGCGGTGGAAAGTGCCGGCTTTATCAGCGACGCTCGCGTACTGGCATTGAACAGCTACGAAAACCGCGTCTACCAGGTAGGCATTGAGGACGAAACGCCTATCGTGGCGAAGTTTTACCGGCCCGGCCGCTGGAGCGACGAGGCCATACTCGAGGAACACCAGTTCTCCCGAGAGTTGGCCGATCGCGAAATACCAGTGGTTGCCCCGCTGGAGTGCGGCGGCGAGACGCTTTTCAAACATGCCGGTTTTCGCTTCGCGTTGTTCCCTCGTCGTGGAGGCCGCGCACCCGAGCCTGGCAATCTAGACCAGCTCTACCGCCTCGGTCAGCTGCTCGGCCGCATGCACGCGGTCAGCGCCAGTCGCCCGTTCGAGCACCGTGAAACCCTCAGTGCGCAGAATTTTGGCCACGATTCGCTGGCGACTTTGCTGGATGGCAATTTCATACCGAAAAGCCTGTTACCCGCTTACGAATCAGTCGCTCGGGACCTGTTGAAGCGTGTGGACGATGTGTTCGCCCGCACCGAGTTCCAACCGATCCGACTGCATGGCGACTGCCATCCGGGCAACATTCTCGCCCGGGATGACGCCTTCCACCTGGTGGACCTGGACGACTGCCGCATGGGGCCATCGGTTCAGGACATCTGGATGATGCTCGCCGGTGAGCGTCACGAGCGACTCGGACAGCTGTCGGAGCTGGTCGATGGCTACAACGAATTTCACGACTTCACCCCGCGAGAACTGCCGCTGATCGAAGCCTTGCGCGCCATTCGCCTGATGCACTACAGCGCCTGGCTGGCCCGCCGCTGGGATGATCCAGCCTTCCCGATGAGCTTCCCGTGGTTTGGTACCGAGCGCTACTGGGGCGATCAGGTGTTGATTCTGCGTGAGCAGATGTCCGCGCTGCAGGAAGAGCCGCTGAAGCTGTTCTGAACGGGAAGCTCGCGTAGGGTGGGTCACGCTTCACCGACCCACCGGGCGGAGTCTCGGCGGATGTAAAAATCGACATCCACCCTACGCCGCTTCCGGCCTCTGCTACTTCTCCTCGATCAACCAGTCCAGCCGCCAGCCGCCTTCGCTTTGGCCGAGTAGCTTGGCCAGCCAGGGCAGTAGTTCGCGCAATTCTTCCTCCAGCCCCCACGGCGGATTGCTGATGGCGAGACCCGACCCATTGAGCCGCAACGCTTCGTCGGTGGGGTGAACGAACAGCTCGGCGCGCAGCAGTTTGGGCGCCCCGCTACGCGACAGGTCCTGATAGAAGCGCTTGAGCTGACGCTCATCCTTGATTGGATACCAGATCACCCCGATGGTCTGGCGCATGCGCCCCAGCGCTTCGGTGAGCGCCTGCACGCAGCGGGCCAGTTCGTCAGCCTGCTCAAAGGGAGGATCGATCAGCAACGCCACGCGTTTTTCCTGGGTCGGCATCAACGCCCGCGGCACGTGCCAACCCTCCCCCAAATGCACCGCGACACGGCGATCGCCGGCCATGTTGTCCTTCAGCAAACGACCATCCTCGGGGTGCTTCTCGTTGAGCTGCAGGCGATCCTGCGGACGGCTGAGCTGCCGGGCCAGTTCCGGCGATCCTGGGTAGTAGCGCAGCACGCCGTCCGGATTGAGCGCGCGGATCACGTTCAAATAGTCTGCGGTCGTTGCCGGAGCGTCGTCTGCGTGCCACAGCCGGGCGATGCCTTGCAGCCATTCGCCGGTGCGGCTGGCCTGATCACCGGCGAGGTCATACAGACCGACGCCGGCATGGCTGTCGAGGTAGGCGAACGGCGCCTCCTTGCGTGCGAGCAAGGCGAACAGGCGGGACAGGACAAGGTGTTTGAACACGTCGGCGTGATTGCCGGCGTGAAAAGCGTGGCGGTAATTCATCGGGCACTCCTGAAGAGCGCACAGTCTAACCGCGCAGCCTGCCGATTCAGAGAGGCAAGGCGCGGCGTCAGCCGAATCAGGCGAAGGTTTCGACCAGCCGCTGCTAAAGTGACCCGTTTCCGATGCACGCGAAAAGGAACCCAGGATGGATATTCGAGACCTCTTCGGCATTCGACTGCCGATTATCCAGGCGCCGATGGCCGGCTCGCAGAATCATCAGCTTGCCGCCGCGGTGTCCATGGCCGGCGGCCTGGGATCGATTCCGGCGGGCATGCTCAACGCCGAGACGCTGGACGCCGAGCTAAATGCCATGGCGGCACTGACGGACCGGCCGTACAACGTCAATTTCTTCTGCCACCAGCCGGCCGCCATCGAGCCGGAGCGGGAACAGGCGTGGCTGGACTTGCTGGCGCCCTTTCTGCGCGAGCACCAGATCGACCCAGCGAGCATTCCTGCCGGTGCCACACGCAAGCCCTTCGATGCGGCGATGGCCGAGGTGGTCGAGCGTTACCGTCCGGCGGTGGTCAGCTTTCATTTCGGCGTGCCCGCTCCGGAGTTGCTACAACGCGTGCGCGCGACCGGTGCGAAAATTCTGTCCAGCGCCACGACCCTCGAAGAAGGCCGCTGGTTGCAGGAGCAAGGCGTCGACGCGGTGATCGCCCAGGGTGTCGAGGCCGGTGGTCATCGCGGCATGTTTCTCAGCGAGGACATAGACACCCAGGTCGGTACCTTCGCCCTGTTGCCGCAGCTGGTGACCTCGCTGGATGTGCCGGTGATCGCCGCCGGTGGCATCGCTGATACGCGCGGTGTCGCCGCCGCGCGGACACTCGGCGCGGCCGGCGTACAGGTCGGCACGGCTTACCTGCTGTGCGACGAAAGCCGCACCAGCGCGCTGCATCGTCAGGCGCTACAAAGCCCGGGCGCGGACAGCACGGTGCTGACCACGTTGTTCTCTGGCCGCCCCGCCCGCGGCATGATCAACCGACTGATCCGCGAGCTCGGCCCACGACCCGCCGCGGTGCCGGCCTTTCCCTTGGCCGGCAATGCGATTGGCAGTCTGCGCGCCACTGCCGAGCCCCAGGGGATCAGCGATTTTTCGCCACTCTGGGCGGGGCAGAATGCAAGCGGCTGCCAGGCCATCCCGGCCGCGCAACTGACCCGTGCGCTAGCGGCGGGTTGGCCAGACTGATATGCCCAGAGCCAGATATCGGAGCCGGGTCGACGCGCACGATGCAACGCGTAGACTGGTGCGACCTGTCGAACCAGCGGATCGAACATGACCGTGCTGACCAACACCCTGGTATTTCTCGCCACCCTGGCCGGCATGGAGCTGTTCGCCTGGTGGGCGCACAAGTACGTGATGCATGGCTGGGGCTGGGGCTGGCACAAATCCCACCACGAGCCACGCACGGGCTGGTTCGAAAAAAATGATCTGTACGCGATCGTCTTTGCCGGGGTCGCAATTCTGCTGATCGCCTTGGGTACAGCCGGTTACGGCCCGCTGGAGTGGGTTGGTGCCGGCATGACGGCTTATGGCGCACTGTATTTCGTTGCGCATGACGGCCTGGTGCACCACCGCTGGCCGTTGCGCTACGTGCCGCGCAACGGCTACCTCAAGCGCCTCTACCAGGCCCACCGCCTGCACCACGCGGTAGAAGGCAAGGAGCGCTGCGTGTCATTCGGCTTCCTCTACGCACCGCCGCTGCCGGTGCTCAAGCAGCAACTGCGCGAGCTGCACGATGGCCCATTGCGCAAGACAAGCGACCGTTGATTCGCCCGAAAGATGCGAAGTCGCTTCCTGACCGGCCTCGTTAGCGCGGGCGCGTCCACAACGCATCAGGACGCGGCCTGAACCGCATCCGCCGCGACGCCAGCGCCAACACCCCACCGCCCAGCAGAAACTGCAGCTTCTGCGCCTTGCTGGTCGATACGCGTGTGTCCCACGCCGCCGCGCCCCGCGCCTTCACTTCGATGCCGATCTGCCGGTAGACACCATGGGCCGTGGCAATGGACCAGGCCGAGCGTAGCGGCAAGTCACGCAACCCCTGAGACGCCGACTGGTAGTACGGCTCGGCCAGATCCACCAGCCGCGCCGCCAGCGCCGCCAATGCCGAGCGATGCTGGGGCAGCGCGACCTCATTCTCAGGGATACCCACTTCAACCAGCCACTCAGCCGGCAGGTAGATGCGCCCGATCTGGGCGTCCTCGACGATATCGCGGGCGATATTGGTCAGCTGAAAGGCCAGGCCTAGATCACAGGCACGGTCCAGGGTCGGCTCCGCTTCTGCACCCATCACCCGCGCCATCATCAGCCCCACCACACCGGCCACGCGGTAGCAATAGAGCAGCGTGTCATCGAGGGTCTGGTAGCGATAGTCCTGCACATCCATGCGAAATCCGGCCAAATGCTCCAGCGGATGCTCCCGGGGAATCCGGTGGCGCTGAATCACCTGCTGGAAGGCGGCGAAGGCCGGATCGCTCATGGGCTCCCCAACATAAGCACGTTCTGTAAGGTCTACCAGTTCTGCGAGGCGAGCTTCGCCGGTCGAGCGATCACCGTCGACCTGACCATGACCGAGGGTCTGGCCGTCGATCACGTCGTCGCAGTGACGGCACCAGGCGTAAAGCATGACCGCGCTCTGCCGGGTGCGTTCGTCGAACAGCTTCGCCGCCGCCGCGAAGCTTTTCGAGCCGACGTTGATCGCTTGCGTCGAGTGGTCGATCACCTCGTCGTTCATCTGGCCTGCTCCTCCAACATGAAGTCCTCCAGCA from the Stutzerimonas stutzeri genome contains:
- the bioB gene encoding biotin synthase BioB; this translates as MSATAASVTRHDWSLSEVKALFEQPFNDLIFQAQAVHRQHFDANRVQVSTLLSIKTGACPEDCKYCPQSGHYNTGLDKEKLMEVQKVLEAAAEAKAIGSTRFCMGAAWKHPSAKDMPYVLKMVEGVKALGLETCMTLGKLDQEQTKALAAAGLDYYNHNLDTSPEFYGNIITTRTYADRLETLSYVRESGMKICSGGILGMGESLDDRAGLLIQLANLPEHPESVPINMLVKVKGTPLADEQDVDPFDFIRMLAVARIMMPKSHVRLSAGREQMNEQMQSLAFLAGANSIFYGEKLLTTGNPQADKDMLLFKRLGIQPEAREEHDDEVHQAAIEQALVEQRDSKLFYNAVV
- a CDS encoding ComF family protein; this translates as MVYKWLKYEHFCQLCDERCEVGQSLCGPCEAELPWLGGHCAICALPLPAIGTICGQCLKRPPAFDQVAAPWRFAFPVDSLITRFKHQARWPFGRLLAEQLARYLQHRFDEGLPRPTLLLPVPLARKRLRQRGFNQAQMLADWLSPALNIPVQCELLQRIQDTPSQQELDAASRRRNLRQAFALTDETQIVGRHVAVIDDVLTTGATAQALARLLKQSGAERVDIYCLARTPKPGD
- a CDS encoding serine/threonine protein kinase; the protein is MSHPFDTLTPDLVLDAVESAGFISDARVLALNSYENRVYQVGIEDETPIVAKFYRPGRWSDEAILEEHQFSRELADREIPVVAPLECGGETLFKHAGFRFALFPRRGGRAPEPGNLDQLYRLGQLLGRMHAVSASRPFEHRETLSAQNFGHDSLATLLDGNFIPKSLLPAYESVARDLLKRVDDVFARTEFQPIRLHGDCHPGNILARDDAFHLVDLDDCRMGPSVQDIWMMLAGERHERLGQLSELVDGYNEFHDFTPRELPLIEALRAIRLMHYSAWLARRWDDPAFPMSFPWFGTERYWGDQVLILREQMSALQEEPLKLF
- a CDS encoding 23S rRNA (adenine(2030)-N(6))-methyltransferase RlmJ; translation: MNYRHAFHAGNHADVFKHLVLSRLFALLARKEAPFAYLDSHAGVGLYDLAGDQASRTGEWLQGIARLWHADDAPATTADYLNVIRALNPDGVLRYYPGSPELARQLSRPQDRLQLNEKHPEDGRLLKDNMAGDRRVAVHLGEGWHVPRALMPTQEKRVALLIDPPFEQADELARCVQALTEALGRMRQTIGVIWYPIKDERQLKRFYQDLSRSGAPKLLRAELFVHPTDEALRLNGSGLAISNPPWGLEEELRELLPWLAKLLGQSEGGWRLDWLIEEK
- a CDS encoding NAD(P)H-dependent flavin oxidoreductase is translated as MDIRDLFGIRLPIIQAPMAGSQNHQLAAAVSMAGGLGSIPAGMLNAETLDAELNAMAALTDRPYNVNFFCHQPAAIEPEREQAWLDLLAPFLREHQIDPASIPAGATRKPFDAAMAEVVERYRPAVVSFHFGVPAPELLQRVRATGAKILSSATTLEEGRWLQEQGVDAVIAQGVEAGGHRGMFLSEDIDTQVGTFALLPQLVTSLDVPVIAAGGIADTRGVAAARTLGAAGVQVGTAYLLCDESRTSALHRQALQSPGADSTVLTTLFSGRPARGMINRLIRELGPRPAAVPAFPLAGNAIGSLRATAEPQGISDFSPLWAGQNASGCQAIPAAQLTRALAAGWPD
- a CDS encoding sterol desaturase family protein, giving the protein MTVLTNTLVFLATLAGMELFAWWAHKYVMHGWGWGWHKSHHEPRTGWFEKNDLYAIVFAGVAILLIALGTAGYGPLEWVGAGMTAYGALYFVAHDGLVHHRWPLRYVPRNGYLKRLYQAHRLHHAVEGKERCVSFGFLYAPPLPVLKQQLRELHDGPLRKTSDR
- a CDS encoding phytoene/squalene synthase family protein yields the protein MNDEVIDHSTQAINVGSKSFAAAAKLFDERTRQSAVMLYAWCRHCDDVIDGQTLGHGQVDGDRSTGEARLAELVDLTERAYVGEPMSDPAFAAFQQVIQRHRIPREHPLEHLAGFRMDVQDYRYQTLDDTLLYCYRVAGVVGLMMARVMGAEAEPTLDRACDLGLAFQLTNIARDIVEDAQIGRIYLPAEWLVEVGIPENEVALPQHRSALAALAARLVDLAEPYYQSASQGLRDLPLRSAWSIATAHGVYRQIGIEVKARGAAAWDTRVSTSKAQKLQFLLGGGVLALASRRMRFRPRPDALWTRPR